A stretch of the Engraulis encrasicolus isolate BLACKSEA-1 chromosome 19, IST_EnEncr_1.0, whole genome shotgun sequence genome encodes the following:
- the rdh14a gene encoding retinol dehydrogenase 14a, whose amino-acid sequence MMRGKTIIVTGANSGIGKATTVELLKQQGRVIMACRDQVRAEEAAREVVEEAGQDCGEVLIKYLDLASLQSVHTFCEEIIKEESRIDVLINNAGIYQCPYTKTEDGFEMQFGVNHLGHFLLTNLLLDLLRHSAPSRIVVVSSKLYKYGEINFDDLNSEQSYDKAFAYARSKLANLLFTYELAQQLQDTGVTVNALTPGIVRTNLGRHVRIPLLAKPLFDLASRAFFKTPQEGAQTSVYLACSPDVEGVQGKCFANCQPQELLPKAIDEDTAKKLWDISEVMVRITT is encoded by the exons ATGATGCGAGGGAAAACAATAATAGTTACCGGTGCCAACAGTGGCATTGGAAAAGCTACAACTGTTGAGTTGCTAAAACAGCAGGGACGTGTTATCATGGCTTGCCGCGACCAAGTCAGAGCTGAAGAAGCAGCCCGTGAAGTTGTGGAGGAGGCTGGGCAGGACTGTGGGGAAGTGTTGATTAAATACCTGGACCTTGCATCTCTTCAATCGGTACACACGTTCTGTGAAGAGATTATCAAG GAAGAGTCCAGGATTGATGTGCTGATTAACAACGCAGGGATATACCAGTGTCCTTACACTAAGACAGAGGACGGCTTTGAGATGCAGTTCGGGGTGAATCACCTCGGCCACTTTCTCCTCACCAACCTCCTGCTGGACCTGCTTAGGCATTCGGCCCCGAGCCGCATAGTTGTGGTGTCGTCGAAACTCTACAAATATGGTGAGATTAACTTTGACGACCTGAACAGTGAGCAGAGCTACGACAAGGCCTTCGCCTATGCCCGCAGCAAGCTGGCCAACCTTCTCTTCACGTACGAGCTGGCGCAGCAGCTGCAGGACACTGGGGTGACCGTCAACGCCCTCACTCCGGGGATCGTCAGGACTAACCTAGGCAGGCACGTCCGCATCCCTCTGCTGGCCAAGCCACTCTTCGACCTGGCCTCCCGGGCCTTCTTCAAGACTCCCCAGGAAGGAGCGCAAACGTCAGTGTACCTGGCCTGCTCCCCTGACGTGGAGGGCGTCCAGGGGAAATGCTTTGCCAACTGTCAGCCGCAGGAGCTGCTGCCAAAGGCTATAGATGAGGACACTGCCAAGAAACTGTGGGACATAAGTGAAGTTATGGTCAGGATAACAACGTGA
- the LOC134469967 gene encoding perforin-1-like yields MAQLPHLYLLHLCGLLLFALLSPASCTCRVGKREECMEAPFVPGHDLVGEGFDIVKMARKRAYTLDVQTYLRNDSTCQLCENDEMDNELQKLPLSVVDWRSISKTTGSLASTSYASVNELVHSAGSSIKNDWKIGLGIEKFGLGAEVEVGMGKSVSSRFALQMAKEDYYTFTVHEFNTTYYSFRVSSQASLNREFSDDISRLPQQYNEKTKKHYKQLINTYGTHYLDKVDLGGKIKTVTAIRTCLASLKGQRTEDVNRCLTAKLSLAFGLPLPAFSPSVESCSSVFDNNDATVTSHHTYFHQVTEMTPGDVMPGSLSSSYNDSTGFQLWFDQLKEDPGVVSYSLNPLSRLITDKVIQANVITAIQQYLKENAVSPPSGSLDCNSGNCCPSELRKATLKINSIRASGLSGDWWSHTEAFAKVNYGGHTKETNMVHSDHPTWNPIDFGTVHTVAGSSLRVDVFDDDWWRWEHLGGCSFNLPAGSGTKTCSFGSSTVTISYTLTCAAQLTGDMCHEYSPRSG; encoded by the exons ATGGCTCAACTTCCACATCTGTACCTGCTGCACCTATGTGGCCTGCTGCTGTTTGCCCTCTTGAGCCCTGCCTCCTGCACCTGCAGAGTGGGCAAGAGGGAGGAATGCATGGAGGCCCCCTTCGTCCCTGGGCACGACCTGGTTGGTGAGGGCTTCGACATAGTGAAGATGGCACGAAAGAGGGCCTACACTCTCGATGTGCAGACATATCTGCGCAACGACAGCACCTGCCAGTTATGTGAGAATGACGAAATGGACAACGAGCTGCAGAAGCTTCCACTGTCTGTGGTGGACTGGCGCTCCATCTCCAAGACCACCGGATCCCTCGCCAGCACTTCTTACGCGTCTGTGAATGAACTTGTGCACAGTGCAGGGTCTTCTATAAAAAATGATTGGAAGATTGGGCTTGGCATCGAAAAATTTGGCTTGGgagcagaggtggaggtggggatggggaagtCGGTCTCTTCCAGGTTTGCCCTACAAATGGCCAAGGAGGACTACTACACATTCACTGTGCATGAATTCAACACCACATATTACAG CTTCCGAGTCTCCAGCCAGGCAAGTCTCAACAGAGAGTTCAGTGATGACATCAGCCGACTCCCACAGCAGTACAATGAGAAGACTAAGAAGCACTACAAACAGCTCATCAACACCTATGGCACTCACTATCTAGACAAAGTCGATCTGGGTGGGAAAATAAAGACAGTGACAGCCATTCGCACATGTCTTGCGTCTCTCAAAGGCCAACGCACCGAAGACGTGAACAGGTGTTTGACTGCCAAATTGTCTCTGGCATTTGGGCTTCCCCTTCCTGCTTTCAGTCCCAGCGTGGAGTCTTGTTCATCAGTATTCGACAACAATGATGCCACAGTCACCAGCCACCACACTTACTTCCATCAAGTGACAGAGATGACTCCTGGAGACGTGATGCCCGGAAGTCTCTCCTCATCCTACAATGACTCAACAGGGTTTCAGCTCTGGTTCGACCAGCTTAAAGAAGACCCAGGTGTGGTGAGCTATTCCCTGAACCCCCTGTCCAGGCTGATAACAGACAAGGTCATCCAAGCCAACGTGATCACCGCCATTCAACAGTACCTGAAGGAAAACGCGGTCTCCCCACCCTCTGGAAGTCTTGACTGCAATTCAGGTAACTGCTGCCCATCAGAGCTTCGCAAGGCCACACTGAAGATCAACTCCATCAGAGCAAGTGGACTGTCGGGAGACTGGTGGAGCCACACTGAAGCATTTGCCAAAGTTAATTATGGAGGTCACACAAAAGAAACCAACATGGTTCATTCAGACCATCCTACGTGGAACCCCATCGATTTTGGAACCGTGCACACTGTCGCTGGCAGCTCTCTGCGTGTTGACGTGTTTGATGACGACTGGTGGCGTTGGGAGCATCTAGGAGGCTGTTCCTTCAACCTGCCAGCAGGATCCGGCACTAAGACATGTTCCTTTGGAAGCAGCACGGTCACAATCAGCTATACTCTCACATGCGCTGCTCAACTCACTGGTGACATGTGTCACGAGTACTCCCCTCGCTCAGGATAG